The following proteins are co-located in the Megalops cyprinoides isolate fMegCyp1 chromosome 15, fMegCyp1.pri, whole genome shotgun sequence genome:
- the si:ch211-217g15.3 gene encoding uncharacterized protein si:ch211-217g15.3, translating into MFRIPLLISVSLILHGITATPYSRDKAGDSQYQETIKAEEFNGKMALGMKEVEPPEDMATTDDDIDPDMVIWKAMRASRGQKYAVAEEDRDELYHPSMVHMAEAHEQLAPEPDEEEGVLGNSPMARLYQRAEPDMDDVFHGFPGAGGLEDPPHVQEPEEDKDDLYHGYMPEHNLQQQPQPKQEQSVHRVYTQPEEDRDHLYHN; encoded by the exons ATGTTCAG gattCCTCTTCTGATCAGCGTTTCATTAATCCTTCATGGCATCACAGCCACACCTTACTCTAGG gACAAAGCAGGAGACAGCCAATACCAAGAAACCATCAA GGCTGAGGAATTCAATGGAAAGATGGCTTTGGGAATGAAGGAGGTGGAGCCCCCAGAGGACATGGCGACAACCGATGACGACATCGACCCTGACATGGTGATCTGGAAAGCCATGCGAGCATCAAGGGGGCAGAAATACGCAGTGGCAGAAGAGGACAGGGACGAGCTCTACCACCCCTCCATGGTGCACATGGCCGAGGCCCACGAGCAGCTGGCCCCTGAGCCCGATGAGGAGGAGGGCGTCCTCGGAAACTCCCCGATGGCACGGCTGTACCAGCGAGCTGAGCCCGACATGGACGACGTGTTCCACGGGTTCCCCGGGGCCGGTGGCCTGGAAGACCCGCCCCATGTGCAGGAGCCAGAGGAGGACAAGGACGACCTGTACCACGGGTATATGCCTGAACACaacctccagcagcagccccagccaAAACAGGAGCAATCTGTTCACAGGGTATACACCCAGCCTGAGGAGGACAGAGATCACCTGTACCACAACTAG
- the fuom gene encoding fucose mutarotase isoform X1 — protein MVVLKGIPSILSPELLYTLAKMGHGDELVLADTNFPTSSTCRCGPNEIRADGVGIPELLEAILKLFPLDSFVDSPAAVMELVESDRQRGLSVPVWEKYRCLLKNAGSDKPLERVERFAFYERAKKSFAVVATGEASLYGNLIIKKGVIPPEDLC, from the exons ATGGTTGTATTAAAAGGAATACCTTCCATACTTTCTCCAGAGTTATTGTATACATTGGCGAAAATGGGTCATGGCGATGAGCTGG TTCTCGCCGATACAAACTTTCCGACTTCTTCAACGTGCAGGTGTGGTCCAAATGAAATTAGAGCTGATG GTGTGGGCATTCCGGAACTTTTGGAAGCCATATTAAAGCTGTTTCCTCTTGACAGCTTCGTTGATTCTCCG gcagCGGTCATGGAGCTGGTGGAGAGTGACAGGCAGAGGGGACTGTCCGTGCCTGTGTGGGAGAAGTACAGGTGCTTGCTGAAGAATGCCGGATCAGAT AAGCCTTTAGAAAGGGTGGAGAGGTTTGCATTTTATGAACGAGCCAAGAAATCTTTTGCTGTGGTTGCCACAGG GGAGGCATCTCTGTACGGTAACCTGATCATTAAGAAAGGGGTGATTCCTCCTGAGGATCTGTGCTGA
- the echs1 gene encoding enoyl-CoA hydratase, mitochondrial yields the protein MAMFCRSAIFLKPTRALTYTLTAARQCSAGGQYQHILVDKKGEKQNVGFIQLNRPKALNALCDSLMTEVGQALDAFEADREVGAIVITGSERAFAAGADIKEMQNRTFQECYGGNFLAHWNRISTVKKPVIAAVNGFALGGGCELAMMCDIIYAGEKAQFGQPEILLGTIPGAGGTQRLTRAVGKSLAMEMVLTGDRISAQEAKQSGLVSKIYPVDQVVQEAIRCGEKIAGNSKLVSAMAKEAVNAAFELTLAEGNRLEKRLFHATFATDDRKEGMTAFVEKRKADFQDK from the exons ATGGCGATGTTTTGCAGGTCTGCTATCTTTCTAAAACCAACGAGAGCACtaacatacacactgacagctgcACGGCAGTGTAGCGCAG GTGGTCAGTATCAGCACATTCTGGTGGACaagaagggagaaaaacagaatgtggGGTTCATTCAGTTGAACCGACCCAAAGCCCTCAATGCTCTCTGCGACAGTCTGATGACGGAAGTTGGTCAGGCCCTAGATGCATTTGAAGCTGACAGAGAGGTCGGGGCTATTGTCATCACCGGCAGTGAGAGAGCCTTTGCAG CTGGAGCAGACATAAAAGAGATGCAGAACAGAACGTTTCAGGAGTGCTATGGTGGAAACTTCCTTGCACACTGGAATCGGATTTCAACTGTGAAAAAACCTGTCATAGCCGCTGTGAATGGATTCGCT CTTGGCGGAGGATGTGAATTAGCCATGATGTGTGACATTATTTATGCTGGGGAGAAGGCACAGTTTGGACAGCCAGAAATCCTACTTGGAACTATCCCAG GTGCTGGTGGAACTCAGAGACTAACAAGGGCAGTCGGGAAGTCCCTTGCTATGGAGATGGTACTGACAGGGGATCGAATCTCTGCCCAAGAAGCCAAACAGTCAG GGCTTGTGAGTAAAATATATCCTGTGGACCAGGTGGTACAAGAAGCAATCAGATGTGGAGAGAAAATTGCTGGCAACTCTAAGCTGGTTTCTGCAATGGCAAAAGAAGCTGTCAATGCAG CTTTTGAGTTGACACTGGCTGAGGGAAATCGCCTTGAAAAGAGATTATTCCACGCAACGTTTGCCACT GATGACAGAAAGGAGGGAATGACTGCATTTGTAGAGAAGAGGAAGGCTGATTTCCAGGACAAGTAA
- the LOC118790499 gene encoding neuronal vesicle trafficking-associated protein 1-like, protein MVKLGTNLAGKPERDQLLEDGFDNIPLLTPLDVSQLQPPFPDKVIVKTTTEYQLQQKKKKKLYVPGIKKLNINLYDEVSEKVKLTGLILITMAFLACLLLLVMYKALWYDQLSCPEGFVFKHKHCTPAALEMYFSQQEPAPRGSLYTAVSHLNQAKRTIPELLPSSWLPVINALKDAEKATEESGRSRQ, encoded by the exons ATGGTGAAGCTGGGGACCAATCTGGCAGGGAAGCCTGAGAGAGACCAGTTGCTGGAGGATGGCTTTGACAACATCCCACTTCTAACACCACTGGATGTGAGTCAGCTCCAGCCACCTTTTCCCGACAAG GTCATAGTGAAGACCACAACAGAGTACCAGCTccagcagaagaagaagaaaaagttaTACGTTCCTGGCATCAAGAAACTGAACATCAACCTCTATGACGAGGTGTCAGAGAAGGTCAAG TTAACAGGCCTAATCCTCATCACTATGGCGTTCCTGGCCTGCCTCCTTCTCTTGGTCATGTATAAAGCCCTGTGGTATGACCAGCTCAGCTGCCCTGAAGGCTTTGTTTTCAAG CACAAGCACTGCACCCCGGCTGCCCTGGAGATGTACTTCTCCCAGCAGGAGCCAGCCCCCCGCGGCAGCCTCTACACGGCTGTCAGCCACCTCAACCAGGCCAAGAGGACCATCCCGGAGCTGCTGCCATCATCATGGTTACCTGTAATCAATGCGCTGAAGGATGCAGAGAAGGCCACAGAGGAGTCTGGACGGTCCCGTCAGTAG
- the fuom gene encoding fucose mutarotase isoform X2: protein MVVLKGIPSILSPELLYTLAKMGHGDELVLADTNFPTSSTCRCGPNEIRADGVGIPELLEAILKLFPLDSFVDSPLVSGITPMENSECQRAALQKPLERVERFAFYERAKKSFAVVATGEASLYGNLIIKKGVIPPEDLC from the exons ATGGTTGTATTAAAAGGAATACCTTCCATACTTTCTCCAGAGTTATTGTATACATTGGCGAAAATGGGTCATGGCGATGAGCTGG TTCTCGCCGATACAAACTTTCCGACTTCTTCAACGTGCAGGTGTGGTCCAAATGAAATTAGAGCTGATG GTGTGGGCATTCCGGAACTTTTGGAAGCCATATTAAAGCTGTTTCCTCTTGACAGCTTCGTTGATTCTCCG TTGGTTTCTGGTATCACACCCATGGAAAACTCTGAGTGTCAGCGTGCAGCTTTACAG AAGCCTTTAGAAAGGGTGGAGAGGTTTGCATTTTATGAACGAGCCAAGAAATCTTTTGCTGTGGTTGCCACAGG GGAGGCATCTCTGTACGGTAACCTGATCATTAAGAAAGGGGTGATTCCTCCTGAGGATCTGTGCTGA